A single region of the Elusimicrobium sp. An273 genome encodes:
- a CDS encoding type IV pilin protein, with translation MNKGFTLIELLVVVLIIGILSAVALPQYTTAVEKARATEALTLMSAIRQSAERYQLQKDVWPTSNNFSVLDIEVPKVPGSTTQYGGKNFTITMAPTGGNKYFVINALRNITKGKYALKTVLTVETDGTISAKRFCGTNTGLGIGYSAPTGDAEKFCSAITSGHNDNF, from the coding sequence ATGAATAAAGGTTTTACGTTAATTGAATTGTTGGTGGTGGTGCTGATTATCGGCATTTTGTCCGCTGTGGCCCTGCCCCAATACACCACCGCGGTAGAAAAAGCCCGCGCCACCGAAGCACTGACGTTGATGAGCGCCATTCGCCAATCGGCCGAAAGATACCAGCTGCAAAAAGACGTCTGGCCCACCAGCAACAATTTTTCGGTGTTGGATATTGAAGTACCCAAAGTGCCCGGAAGCACCACTCAATATGGCGGCAAAAACTTCACCATCACCATGGCCCCTACGGGCGGAAATAAGTATTTCGTCATCAACGCCCTTCGCAACATTACCAAAGGCAAATATGCCCTTAAAACGGTCTTAACCGTAGAAACCGACGGCACCATTTCCGCCAAACGTTTTTGCGGAACCAATACCGGATTAGGAATCGGATATTCCGCCCCGACGGGCGATGCCGAAAAATTCTGCAGTGCCATTACCAGCGGCCATAACGACAATTTTTAA
- a CDS encoding M15 family metallopeptidase, with the protein MPVLSSVSQTRLATCHPDIVAVCRELIKQYDFSVLCGHRTREEQNKAFSCGASRLQYPQSSHNKTPSHAVDLAPYPIDWNNLARFREMWHRFDALAQLMRGREEITSEFEWGGEWDTLKDFPHIEIKEK; encoded by the coding sequence ATGCCGGTGCTTTCCTCCGTCAGTCAAACGCGTCTTGCCACTTGCCATCCGGATATTGTGGCCGTCTGCCGGGAACTCATCAAGCAATATGATTTTTCCGTTTTGTGCGGCCACCGCACCCGCGAGGAGCAAAATAAAGCGTTTTCGTGCGGTGCCAGCCGTTTACAATACCCGCAAAGCTCCCATAATAAAACACCCAGCCACGCGGTGGATTTGGCCCCGTACCCGATAGACTGGAATAACCTGGCGCGCTTTCGCGAAATGTGGCACCGTTTTGACGCGCTTGCCCAACTGATGCGCGGGCGCGAAGAAATAACGAGTGAATTTGAATGGGGCGGAGAGTGGGATACCTTAAAAGACTTTCCGCACATTGAAATAAAGGAGAAATAA
- a CDS encoding O-antigen ligase family protein, with protein sequence MASKKTLSRTKKSARAAQASVAAGGREIPFLHKALVHVTGWLCLLVSISFFTATYDTAQVKLTLLHCGAVVLFALWSALQLAERKNPFTRQNLPFLLPVFAYLAWNIVSFIGAPYKMEAAEEFIRLLMYGAITLLIACQFRRQDVKTVTRYILAAAWISFGYALLQIIDGFFPGADFMPWRGFFTRRVFSTHANPNFFGAFAVFASCLAAAQYLLTRQKKLLALLAAGLLGVFFTESKGAWLAYAAAAACFAGLYTNFFLSGAAKKYVKKINLAALCLLLLALAGAGFYTAKRFQSVSFRTFTWLSAWEMVQDSPVMGTGPGSFKIIYPAYRRPQIFYIENSHNTETQHAENEYLEQWATTGTVGLAVFLWLIGFIFYCAVRNLKQPLPAPSDEPLRERNLYLLGYASAFFGLMVHAGVDISIRFASSGLFFAVFCGVILALCQPEESAAPAGEKASAPAWPWAARLLLCTALVYGGWHTAAQFAQVTRVLQAGSFGEGLLIAVAWAVFLFCLAGTAYVYLRAAFLGKRALPCFVLAASVPFLIFFYGFFQANHYYSLGVSLVSKGNAEGALGYFTKAVRLNPLLTEYRQFRANTFATTLQLTDSFSPDRGDRTAPSNDYERALADFAVVLKRAPNHSMVHQNIGQLYYAMAVRQAQSAGQAVNAAEYARLSQYARQNMEQAKRAFERSIKIDPVNPATYAFLTSIALMERNPEHAQQWIDAYRRGPAGVTEPEFLDKHRKNPQFDALQQQVDLMRASVGKSAHKK encoded by the coding sequence ATGGCTTCCAAAAAAACGCTTTCCCGCACTAAAAAATCCGCCCGCGCCGCGCAGGCTTCTGTAGCAGCCGGCGGACGGGAAATTCCTTTTTTGCATAAAGCGCTGGTGCACGTAACCGGCTGGCTGTGCTTGCTGGTGAGCATTTCCTTTTTTACCGCCACGTACGATACGGCACAGGTAAAGCTGACCCTCTTGCATTGCGGGGCGGTTGTGTTATTTGCCTTGTGGAGCGCGCTGCAGCTGGCGGAGCGGAAAAATCCGTTCACCCGCCAAAATTTACCGTTTTTACTGCCGGTCTTTGCCTACTTGGCGTGGAATATCGTTTCCTTTATCGGGGCTCCGTATAAAATGGAAGCCGCCGAAGAATTTATCCGCTTGCTGATGTACGGCGCCATCACGCTGCTGATTGCCTGCCAATTCCGCCGGCAAGACGTAAAAACCGTAACCCGCTACATCCTGGCGGCCGCGTGGATTTCGTTTGGTTATGCACTGCTGCAGATTATAGACGGATTTTTCCCGGGGGCGGATTTTATGCCCTGGAGAGGATTTTTTACGCGGCGGGTTTTTTCCACCCACGCCAACCCGAACTTTTTTGGCGCGTTTGCGGTATTTGCCTCGTGCCTGGCGGCCGCCCAATACCTGCTGACCCGCCAAAAGAAACTGCTGGCCCTGCTGGCGGCGGGCCTGTTGGGCGTATTTTTTACCGAAAGCAAAGGCGCGTGGCTGGCGTATGCGGCCGCGGCCGCGTGTTTTGCGGGGCTGTATACCAATTTTTTCTTGTCGGGAGCCGCCAAAAAATACGTTAAAAAAATTAATCTGGCCGCGTTGTGCCTGCTGTTATTAGCCTTGGCAGGCGCCGGCTTTTATACCGCCAAACGTTTTCAATCCGTCAGCTTCCGCACGTTTACCTGGCTTTCCGCTTGGGAAATGGTGCAGGATTCACCCGTTATGGGCACCGGGCCGGGCAGTTTTAAAATCATCTATCCCGCCTACCGCCGCCCGCAAATTTTTTATATAGAAAACTCCCACAACACCGAAACCCAACACGCCGAAAACGAATACCTGGAACAATGGGCCACTACGGGAACGGTCGGGCTGGCGGTGTTTTTATGGCTAATCGGGTTTATCTTTTACTGCGCCGTACGCAACCTGAAACAACCCCTTCCCGCCCCGTCGGATGAACCCCTGCGCGAGCGCAATTTGTACCTGCTGGGCTACGCCAGCGCGTTCTTTGGGCTGATGGTGCACGCGGGGGTGGACATCAGCATCCGCTTTGCGTCCAGCGGCCTCTTTTTTGCGGTGTTTTGCGGCGTGATTTTGGCATTATGCCAGCCGGAGGAATCGGCAGCCCCCGCGGGCGAAAAGGCATCCGCTCCCGCTTGGCCGTGGGCGGCGCGGCTGCTACTGTGCACGGCGCTGGTCTATGGCGGGTGGCACACGGCCGCCCAATTTGCCCAAGTAACCCGCGTACTGCAGGCCGGCTCGTTTGGCGAAGGGCTTTTGATTGCCGTGGCGTGGGCGGTGTTTCTTTTTTGTCTGGCGGGCACGGCCTACGTGTATTTGCGCGCGGCGTTTTTGGGCAAACGGGCACTGCCCTGCTTTGTGCTGGCAGCCTCGGTTCCGTTTCTGATTTTCTTCTATGGTTTCTTTCAGGCCAACCACTACTACAGTTTGGGCGTCAGCCTGGTATCCAAAGGCAATGCGGAAGGGGCGCTGGGATATTTTACCAAAGCCGTTCGTCTAAACCCGCTCTTGACGGAATACCGCCAATTCCGCGCCAATACGTTTGCCACTACGCTTCAGTTAACCGATTCTTTCTCCCCCGACCGGGGCGACCGTACGGCCCCGTCTAACGATTATGAACGGGCCTTGGCGGATTTTGCCGTCGTGCTAAAACGGGCGCCCAACCACTCGATGGTGCATCAAAACATCGGGCAGCTGTATTACGCCATGGCGGTGCGGCAAGCCCAAAGCGCGGGCCAAGCCGTCAATGCGGCGGAATATGCCCGCCTGAGCCAATATGCCCGGCAAAATATGGAACAAGCCAAACGCGCATTTGAACGCTCGATTAAAATAGACCCGGTCAACCCGGCCACATACGCCTTTTTGACCAGCATTGCCCTGATGGAGCGCAACCCGGAGCACGCCCAACAATGGATAGACGCTTACCGCCGCGGCCCGGCAGGCGTAACGGAACCCGAATTTTTAGACAAACACCGCAAAAACCCGCAGTTTGACGCACTGCAACAACAGGTGGATTTGATGCGCGCCTCCGTCGGAAAAAGCGCCCATAAAAAATAA